Within Takifugu flavidus isolate HTHZ2018 chromosome 12, ASM371156v2, whole genome shotgun sequence, the genomic segment GGCCTCTGGTTTGTTAGCTAGTTGGCTAATTCCACCATGCTTTCATACAGCACTGGCAACAGACATGgacctgttttattttgtctccGTTCCTTTTAATAGGTCACATACATTTGCCAATATGTACAGGACTTAAACCCTCAAATATCAAAGTGTGTGTTGTCGCTTTAGAGTCGATGTTTAATGCAGACGCTGTAGCGGACTATAAAGTATAAGGCCCCGACTTCTGCATGTTACGTCGGGTCGTTTTTCAAAACGTCATCTGCTTGTTGCAAAAATCTGGTCTGCTTATTTAGTGCCCGTCACTTATGTCCGACATGTGATGTGTTTTGTTAGCCTCCCAAACAAGACAAGAAGAAGGACACGGGGAAGTCCAAAAAGGACAAGGATCCAGTCAACAAATCGGGAGGCAAAGCCAAGAAGAAGGTGTGTTAGTTCTTCTAAGAATGGCACTTCCAGGAGGGCTCCATCCACCTTAGACATTGGACTAAGACTtgaattgttttaaaaatgtctttcctTATATCAAGTAGAAGTGGTCCAAGGGAAAAGTGAGGGACAAGCTCAACAACCTGGTGCTCTTCGACAAGGCGACCTATGAAAAACTGTACAAAGAAGTCCCCAACTACAAGCTCATCACCCCGGCTGTGGTGTCAGAGAGGCTGAAGATCCGCGGATCACTGGCCAGAAACGCCCTCCAGGAGCTGCTCGGCAAAGGTGACATACCTGTCTTTTTCCTTAAGCCCCCAAAACACTGTGGACCAGGTACTAATGTGCAAAATGTTAGTTGTTTGCTTGGAGATGGTGTTAACAGTTTAAGAACTATAATCTTATACTAGAATTGTTCAGCTATTGAGACATTAACTAATAATAATGTGATGTGCTACAATCTCACATTTTGATCTTGgcaatgaaataaaaactatGGAAGCCCAAACATGATATCCTCTAAACAAGTCAGTATAATTTGAGAGCTGTTATTGTGAATGCATGatattgtttttgtgttggtgcAGTGTTTTCACTCCTTATTCTTTATCAAAGCCTCTGTCATAAACTGTCTAGGTGATTTGTAGCAGGAGTCTTTCTACACTTGTACAGTCTCTAAACCATTTTTCCTTCCCCAGGTTTGATCAAActtgtgtccaaacacagagcCCAGCTGATCTACACACGTAACACCAAGGGTGGAGatgaagaggctgcagcagagaaagcATGATCAGGTAGCAGAGCTCCACTGCTCACAACATTTTAAGCTGGGTTTTTATTCACTGCTGATATTTTGTTTTGCAGGTTCTGTTTGCTTCCTTTTTGAAGTGCTTGTTATaataaagatgaataaaaactgaaaagacAATTAAGCTGTGTACTTATTTTACTACGTTTCTGACGATTTATTAGTCCTAATTTGTGCACAGGTGTGATCACTTCACACTAAATAtccaggttttattttttattttttttgctgcgGATTTCTCAGGAGGTTCCAGACTGGACTGGTTAATGGGGTCTTCACGGATGAAGGGTTCTTGGCTTTGTCCAAGAGATGAATCTGCCACAGGCAGTTAAAACTTATGAGTTATTGATCAAAAATGGTGTGAAATGCAGGTGTCAAGCATTGGCTGGGGGGTTAAAGATACTGTTGGAGCACAATCTGGAGCAGCAAAACAAACTGCATGTTGATCACTGACAGGTGTGgtatcagctcctccagcatctgtcagAACCAACTGATGGCTGACCAGAGGCTACACTTTATTTAATGAAAGATTGAGGTTTTCTAGGTTTGTTCTTAAACTTCGTATGTTGGTGCAGTGGTTTAAACAAATCACACAATGATGGTGGCTTTGGGATTTTAAAGGTTAGATCTGAttttaaagaatgaaaaaaaaaaatcctcaaaatAGTATGAAGTCAAACATTCTTACCTGCTCTGGTCACCTCTGTGGTGGCACTCATGCTGGTAGATGTTTAAAATGGTTTGGACAGATGAAACCAAGAATGGGATCAGAGGGGTGGAAGGAAAAGGATCTGTTAATGTTCTAATTTCTGAAAGCACAGAGCAgccaaacaataaaaatgatcagGTAAGctttattttaacttttttttgaCTGATTTATCTTTTCGGGATTTATCTTTACTGGATGGTGttggagtctgtcccagcttCATTATCTAAACTGGTCTGTTCCTGCAACACGCGCTAACGTCAGAGTCCACGTTGTATTTAAAGTGCGTGTCAGCGCTTCAGTTCGTCTTTAGCTGCTTTAAAGCAGATCTACCACCAGGTGTCGCTGTTTATCCCGAGACTAACGCTGAAAACTACATCGAGGCTGCAAATAGGTAGCAATCAGCTTTTACGTGTCGCCTTTGACAAAATCACATCATCACGTAATCTATCCTCGCTGCTTTCACACCGGGACATCCAAATATATACACTGTTTATGAAAGACCGTTATTTGGTATTggttaaaacaatcaaatgatGGGATCATGATCATTCTCTAACTTTAATAAACAGCTTAATCAGTGTTGTTTTCAGCGACCTGGTGTTTCCATTAACTACAGCCTCAGAAGAAAATGACCTGTTTGGAGGTGTGGAGAGCAGCAGGGACCTGAAGCTCCTCACTgatatcctcctcctcctcctcctcttgctacTACTGTCTACTCACACTGCTGATGCTCAGATGTGTGCAGCATTCTGAGCAGAGTGGGATGGATTCAGTATGAATGGGCCAGAGTCACTGGGAATGGGTGAGAGTGGGCTGGAGTCTGCAGGAGTTGGCAGTGGGAGTGCCGTGGTCGGGGCAGGTCCGGATATGGATTTATGGCAGGCGCAGCTGTTGAGTGTGACAGACGTGTGGGGAAAGCAGCTGGAGCTCCGCTCCGTTGGAGAGTTTGAAGAGAGCCGAGCTCCTACACACCAGTGAGTAAGTCCTCTTCTTTCCCGTCTCTTCCTGAGGATCGTGAGTTCTCCTGCCCTCAGgcaacctttgacctcctggtcatttgcttgtttttcctttatgttGTTGTGATGTTGTGACTGGTCACAGTCATTAAAGTTGTAGCTTTGTTTATAGAGTGTTTAAATTTGCCAGCTGTCTGACGTTCATCATACAGGGTCACGAAATAGAGCCTGCCTAAGCTAAATTCTGAGCAACAGTCTGTGACTTTGCTCTTAATATTTGCTAGAACACAGCATGCCGTTGGGTCCTGGGCttcctttttaaatttagtTCACAATGCTGTTTCCTATTTTTAGAAGCCAGGCAGACACAACCTCAACCTTGTGCTCAGCTTTCAGTCTCCGCTCAACTCCACTCTTCTGAATGTTACCGCTCAAACTTCTCACGTTTGCTGAAACTGGCTGTGTCGCAGTAAAATCCTGGATTCTCCTGGTTTTGGCTCACATTCAGGCTCAGAGCAACACGCCGGTTTAAGGTTATTTAAGGGAGCGACTGTAAAAACCAGCCTGTGCTGACTGAGTCTGCATCCCATCAAACCTCAATTCATTCGTCTCATCTGTGATATCTATTTCAAATTTAATTGAAAACACGTTCTTCTAAAAAGAAACTCCCCGaatcaaacatttattttctcgACTAGGTTTAGACTCTTTTTCCACCCATAAAAGAACATTCCTGGGCCAGAGTTGGGAGACGGTTCCGTGTTTATTTGGGTTGCTATGGAAGGATCGGCCACAGAAACGGGAGCCCTTAACTATCCTGCTGTCTGGTCCTCCCACTGTTGTCAGAGTTAAGAGGTCTCTTAATGGATCCATTTAATGTAATTAGAGAGGATCAGATTCATTAAGACCACAATGAACAAACCCAGAAGTCTTAACATCAGCGCTCGTCTGTGCATGGCAGCAGAGTTTGTGATTAAACAGAAGAACCGAGTCTCATCTTAATCCAATCggttgctttcttttttttaacctacgGTACTTCTGATGCAGAACAACTAGTACAAACCCAGTAAAGCAGACATTTGTTAGAAAACCAGTTTAATCAGAAAACCTGTGGGGTAGCTTCACCTGTTCCACACAGATGGCTCCTCAAGCATCAGATGGTTCTCCAGGAAACCTTGTTTGGCGCCTCTCCTGAAAGTATCTGAGCGTGTGTTCACACACCCACCGAGAGCTTTGCTGTAGTTCTGCAGCTCCATTTGTCATCTTGACTCTCTCACAGGTGTGATTAATAAGCTTTCTTTTCATATCTGCCGAATTTCACACTAGCTGTTCTCATCCAGCTTCACTCTTCTTTTCTATTTAGCACAACGTTACTTTTCCCTGTGTTTCCAGGCTGTGTTCACAGGTTAAGGCGTGAATTAAGAACTATCATCCCACGGGTCCTGTGGAGGTGCTTTGGTTCCAAAGACGAGTCCACAGCGTCCTTCCGGTACATGGAACATCATCACAATCACCTCAGCCTGTGAACCCAGCAGAGCTTTAATTCACCTCTTTATTTACAGAAAGACAACATATTTCCTCTGtatctgatgctgctgaggttcctgtaaaaaaaaaagaaagaaaaataactttCTGCCATCtttaatcaaattaaaaagTCTTACCAGCGGTTGAATAGGCCCAAACTGTATGTGTACATCACAATTCGGTAAATTTAGGACATACTGGTCACTGCAGGATACATGGTGTCATGATGACCCATCATTCCTAGAATCGGATTTTGTTCTATAATTGTAAGCAGAACACTAACATTTCTACAGTCCCACTAAAGGCAACAGAAAAGTCCCACCTAGGCTCAGTCAGGAGTTTCACCCCAATATTATCAAAATGATACAGGATTGAGTTACAGCAGTGAGATAAAGACTATCTGTGAGAACAGAAACCAGCTCTGGCAAAAGTTTTACCTCCCTTACTGAAGCCAGACGGCCTTAATTCAATacagcccaccaccagggggctcCTGCTGCTATAATTACCCAAATAACAATGAattttcagcagaaaaaaaaaaaaatcagtggaCCAGACATCTGACTGGGATCGATAGTGAGTGGAGGACACGTGTCTGATGAACCGAGGAATTCCTGACGGGAGACGAGACAGCTGAGACAAACAGCTCTGGGAGTTTTAGCTACACAATAAACTCCACAGTATCACAGATTCACTCCCATGATGCCTTTGCTGGATTCGTCTCCTGTGTTAGTCCAATATCGGTCCCCAAGGGATGCCCGTCCATGTCTCGTGGGccgggaaagggggggggggggggttcagattCTCCAGGCCTGCAGTCAGAATTCCACCATGAGAACTGAAAACAAATCTGCCCTGGAATATCTGGAACTTTCCTTCAAAAACCACTGGAATAGTAGTCAAAGTTTCCACTGGGCGCAGAGAACCAGTGAGCAGCTCCTGAGCTGGTGGGTTTGATTAAACAGTGGTGGAAGTTTACAGCAGTAATGACCATgatggaccattgcaggtttgAACCTGAAAAGGTTGTAAAAACTTAGATGTTGTAAATCTTATTAATGGTCCATCATCTAAAAAGTGAGACAAAGTCTCAGAAAAGTAAGAAAAACTGACGTGAGAACACCCGACAGAAAAGAGTCATGAGCTGACGTGTTTGTGCTGACTATGGGATGGCAGAGGTCAAAAACGCATAACAGTGACCTCATCCATCTCATCCGTGGTCCATCCCACGTTCCTCATGGTCCTATCTGGTTCCTGATGTTTGTGGAGCAGATGGTTCAGGAGCAGTACGTCACCACCACCCAGGGCAGTAACGGGTCTGGCCCGCTGTCCCAGCACGTCTACACCATCGGCATCTATGGCTGGAGGAAGCGCTGCCTCTACCTGTTTGTGCTActgctcatcatcatcctcatcgtcaACTTGGCTCTGACCATCTGGATCTTCAGGGTCATGTGGTTCAATACGGTAGGTGTGGCTGATCCAGCACTGCTTCTGGAGCTTTTCATTACACTTTTTAGCCTCCTGTGTTGGTTCCTGTACTAGTTTTAGACTCGGCTGAACCTGAAAGGAGGATAAAGAGGTTTTTATTCCCTCTCCTTCACCTTTTGGTTCTTCTTGACCTGTTGCGTTCAACTAAAGTGAATCCATGCACGCAGAAAAGTAGCAGGTGTAAACGTGAGATAAGTCGCGGTCATGAATCATGTCgttcagacagcagctgcagcttcatgaaGAACCTTTACTCATCTTTGATTTGTGCTTACCCTGAGTTACAGTCTGCCTCTGTCTTCATGTCATCTGTTGAAGGACGGGATGGGTCTCCTTCAGATCCACTCAGACGGGCTCAAACTGGATGAGGGCGAGTCAGAGTTTCTCTCTCCCATCTATGCTGGGGAGATCCACTCCAGAGAGGTACCATCATCACTAACACACATTCTTCTGGCTCATCCTCTCACATCCTTCTTCTCTCCATCAATCTTATCCTCCCTCATCTGCCTCCTTCATCCTCAACACCgctgagctggagcttctcACAGCCATCATCTCGTTCCTCGGGCTGctcttctcagccagctgtgtAATTTTGGACGTTTGTTGGAAGCAAATGCGTTGGCAGTCGCACGCAGTGCACGTGGTGCTGGTGCACTGAGCTTTCCCATTAACCTCCAGGATGTTTGTGGTAGTTTatggcagccagcagcagatggCAACACTTTACTGCAGTTTATACATTAGCAACTTTCATGCTCATAACAGCAACTTTTAAGTATGCTTCCTTTAATGAGCTTCATTATAAAGCAACATGGGGGgttgagacagacagacagactcctGATAATCAGGACAAATAAAGCTATTTTTGTTGTGTGAAAGGCTGATTATGTCTGATGTTTCTGTGGGAACGTCCTGGTGAACAGCTTCTTTTGATTTTGTCTTTATCTTCAGGACTCTTCACTTCACGCACGCTCCTCAGAAAATGTTTCCCTCAACGCGCGAGACGAGAACGGCGACGTCACAGCGAGGATATCTGTGGGTAAGAGCCAGGAAGCCTTAGAAGTCCTCTCAAGCTCCTGCTGATATATGGCGCCAGTCAGGGCGTCATTTCCTAGCGTGTC encodes:
- the rps25 gene encoding 40S ribosomal protein S25, translating into MPPKQDKKKDTGKSKKDKDPVNKSGGKAKKKKWSKGKVRDKLNNLVLFDKATYEKLYKEVPNYKLITPAVVSERLKIRGSLARNALQELLGKGLIKLVSKHRAQLIYTRNTKGGDEEAAAEKA